From Streptomyces sp. 6-11-2, one genomic window encodes:
- a CDS encoding IS256 family transposase — translation MPVSPNGLSSELLEELAALAAEKVRGEGLRLMGEGGLLPELAQHLMQAALEAEMDEHLAAEAGRVGGRGSRSGGNMRNGYRAKKVMTEVGAVTVQVPRDRLGTFRPRMLPVYARRTGALDDLVISLTAKGLTSGEIVSHLAQTYGMTTTKETISTITDKALESMAEWRTRPLDPVYPVVFIDAVHVKIRDGHVANRPIYVAIAVTTDGYREILGLWAGNGGEGAKYWQTVLTEIKNRGVRDVLMLVCDGLSALPDAVNTVWPQTVVQTCVVHLIRASLRYASRRDWADVARDLKPVYTAVNEEEARARLADFDATWGKRYPSIAGTWERAWSEFVPFLGLPDAIRQVVYTTNAIESLNARYRRAAQACGHFPNEQAALKRLYLATIALDPTGRGRQRWNNRWKSALNEFDVLFDGRLTAGRV, via the coding sequence ATGCCGGTGTCGCCGAACGGTCTGTCCAGCGAACTGCTGGAGGAGCTGGCCGCGCTCGCGGCCGAGAAGGTCCGCGGGGAGGGGCTGAGACTGATGGGCGAGGGCGGGCTGCTGCCCGAACTGGCCCAGCATCTGATGCAGGCCGCCCTGGAGGCCGAGATGGACGAGCACCTGGCCGCCGAGGCCGGCCGGGTCGGCGGGCGCGGATCTCGCTCGGGCGGCAACATGCGCAACGGCTACCGGGCCAAGAAGGTGATGACGGAGGTCGGCGCCGTGACGGTGCAGGTCCCCAGGGACCGGCTGGGTACCTTCCGGCCCCGGATGCTGCCCGTGTACGCCCGCCGCACCGGCGCGCTGGACGACCTGGTGATCTCGCTGACCGCGAAAGGCCTGACCTCGGGCGAGATTGTCTCCCACCTCGCCCAGACGTACGGAATGACGACCACGAAGGAGACCATCTCCACGATCACCGACAAGGCCCTGGAATCGATGGCGGAATGGCGCACCCGCCCCCTCGATCCGGTCTACCCGGTCGTCTTCATCGACGCCGTGCACGTCAAGATCAGGGACGGTCACGTCGCCAACCGGCCCATCTACGTGGCCATCGCGGTCACCACCGACGGCTACCGCGAGATCCTCGGCCTATGGGCCGGGAACGGAGGGGAAGGCGCCAAGTACTGGCAGACCGTCCTGACCGAAATCAAGAACAGAGGCGTCCGGGACGTGCTCATGCTGGTCTGCGACGGACTGAGCGCCCTGCCCGACGCGGTGAACACCGTCTGGCCCCAGACCGTCGTGCAGACCTGCGTGGTCCACCTCATCCGCGCCAGCCTGCGCTATGCCTCCCGCCGCGACTGGGCCGACGTCGCCCGCGACCTCAAGCCCGTCTACACCGCCGTCAACGAGGAAGAGGCCCGTGCACGGCTGGCCGACTTCGACGCCACCTGGGGCAAGCGCTACCCGTCGATCGCGGGAACCTGGGAACGGGCCTGGAGCGAGTTCGTGCCCTTCCTCGGCCTGCCCGACGCGATCCGGCAGGTCGTCTACACCACCAACGCGATCGAGTCCCTCAATGCCCGCTACCGGCGGGCGGCCCAGGCCTGCGGGCACTTCCCCAACGAGCAGGCCGCCCTCAAACGCCTCTACCTTGCCACCATCGCCCTCGACCCCACCGGCCGCGGCCGCCAGCGCTGGAACAACCGCTGGAAGTCCGCTCTCAACGAGTTCGACGTCCTCTTCGACGGCCGGCTCACCGCCGGAAGAGTGTAG